The following coding sequences lie in one Bordetella genomosp. 9 genomic window:
- the secB gene encoding protein-export chaperone SecB, whose product MADQSNPQQGNDTPSFNLQRVYLKDLSLEMPNAPHVFLEQEGPQVEVSINVGGQRLTETLFESTVTVTVTTRISDKVLYLVEGTQAGIFELANIPAEQMDPLLGIVCPTMIYPYLRANVADAITRTSLPALHLAEVNFQALYEQRIAELSQQQSQEQEGNDSGIILPPNATRQ is encoded by the coding sequence AACCCGCAACAGGGCAATGACACACCGTCGTTCAACCTGCAGCGCGTCTACCTGAAAGACCTGTCGCTGGAGATGCCCAATGCGCCGCACGTATTCCTGGAACAGGAAGGGCCGCAAGTGGAAGTCAGCATCAATGTCGGCGGACAACGGCTGACTGAGACGCTGTTCGAATCCACCGTGACGGTGACGGTCACCACGCGCATCAGCGACAAGGTGCTCTATCTCGTCGAAGGCACGCAGGCCGGCATTTTCGAGCTCGCCAACATTCCGGCCGAGCAGATGGATCCGCTGCTGGGGATCGTGTGCCCCACCATGATCTATCCGTATCTGCGCGCCAATGTGGCGGACGCCATCACCCGCACCTCGCTGCCGGCGCTGCATTTGGCCGAAGTGAACTTCCAGGCCCTGTACGAGCAGCGCATCGCCGAGCTCTCGCAGCAGCAATCGCAGGAGCAGGAAGGCAACGACTCGGGCATCATCCTGCCGCCCAATGCCACCCGCCAGTAA
- a CDS encoding NAD(P)H-dependent glycerol-3-phosphate dehydrogenase, which produces MPPASKTAPSAAPRVAVLGAGSWGTALAAAASRRCPTLLWARQAAQAADMAAARENARYLPGVSLPASLEITADLDQALRHAAADGGDPLLILGVPVAGLETLCRELARRLPALGRDRWHVVWTCKGFEQETRRLPHEIARDALGALPSVAAGVLSGPSFAREVAQGLPVGLTVASTDSVLCETATAALHGGAVRVYAGSDVIGVEVGGAMKNIIAIACGVSDGLMLGTNARAALITRGLAEMTRFGVALGARADTFAGLTGLGDLVLSATGELSRNRRVGVEIGSGRKLADILASGVTAEGVRAARAALDRARALNVDMPITEAVCAVLFDGVAPMTAVSTLLARDARPESGDLRTPD; this is translated from the coding sequence ATGCCACCCGCCAGTAAGACCGCACCGTCGGCCGCGCCCCGCGTTGCCGTCCTGGGCGCCGGCAGTTGGGGAACGGCGCTGGCCGCCGCGGCCTCGCGCCGGTGCCCCACGCTGCTGTGGGCGCGCCAGGCGGCGCAGGCCGCCGACATGGCCGCGGCACGCGAAAACGCCCGGTATCTGCCGGGCGTTTCTTTGCCTGCCTCGCTCGAGATCACCGCGGACCTGGACCAGGCGCTGCGCCATGCCGCCGCCGATGGCGGCGACCCGCTGCTCATCCTGGGCGTACCGGTGGCGGGGCTGGAAACCCTGTGCCGCGAACTCGCGCGCCGCCTCCCGGCGCTGGGCCGCGACCGGTGGCACGTGGTGTGGACCTGCAAAGGCTTCGAGCAGGAAACCCGCCGCTTGCCGCACGAGATCGCGCGCGACGCGCTTGGCGCGCTGCCCTCGGTAGCGGCCGGCGTCCTGTCCGGCCCCAGCTTCGCGCGCGAAGTGGCGCAGGGTCTGCCGGTTGGGCTGACGGTCGCCAGCACCGATTCCGTTTTGTGCGAGACCGCGACGGCCGCGCTGCATGGGGGCGCGGTGCGCGTCTATGCCGGCTCGGACGTGATCGGGGTGGAAGTGGGCGGCGCGATGAAGAACATCATCGCCATCGCGTGCGGCGTGTCCGACGGGCTGATGCTGGGCACCAATGCCCGCGCGGCGCTGATCACGCGCGGCCTGGCCGAAATGACGCGCTTCGGCGTCGCCCTGGGCGCGCGCGCCGACACCTTCGCCGGCCTGACAGGTTTGGGCGACCTGGTGCTGAGCGCCACGGGCGAGCTGTCGCGCAACCGGCGCGTGGGCGTGGAGATCGGATCAGGCCGCAAGCTTGCCGACATCCTCGCCAGCGGGGTCACCGCCGAAGGGGTGCGGGCGGCCCGGGCGGCGCTGGACCGGGCCCGTGCGCTGAATGTGGACATGCCGATCACCGAAGCGGTATGCGCCGTCTTGTTCGACGGCGTCGCGCCCATGACCGCCGTCTCCACTTTGCTGGCGCGCGACGCCCGACCGGAAAGCGGGGACTTGCGCACACCCGACTAA